One window from the genome of Musa acuminata AAA Group cultivar baxijiao chromosome BXJ1-4, Cavendish_Baxijiao_AAA, whole genome shotgun sequence encodes:
- the LOC135671790 gene encoding uncharacterized protein LOC135671790 isoform X1, which yields MAAADNGGGSGGGSGSLETRPGVLLVGSPNVGKRTLLSRLLSIEFPDTSDLSTGVLCQGWTIDTKYYTADLSIWTAHLDEEFSFRSLPISKQLDALVMVFDMNDESSFVALQDWVAKTDIKKFEILLCIGNKADLVTGHYAHTEYRRCMQKCGESSSDPHPEYVDYGIDETEACSLLENEEPSLEIRKSCLDWCIEHNIEYIEACASNADFDKCLSVDGDMQGVDRLYGALSAHMWPGMILKSGNKIINPSLVEKEESTDDESEYEIEYEALSHGSDEEWNDYSDAVVTRMHNETADGINQDPKHEMSNIHEAEVETSSSTLAPGIPSVFPNTSALERGIVIHEPSAEINIVENLGGKQEGEISVEQKPGSNFEEQEELGSDVVNINDLDEDAHYGLDDLERLMFEIGNMRDNLRLMPDFQRREMAANLAMKMAAMFGDVSDDENGL from the exons GATTGCTTTCAATTGAGTTTCCAGACACATCCGACTTGTCAACAGGGGTCCTTTGTCAAGG GTGGACGATTGACACTAAATATTACACTGCTGATCTCTCTATATGGACAGCTCATCTTGATGAAGAGTTCTCATTTAGATCATTGCCTATTTCTAAGCAGCTGGATGCCTTAGTGATGGTTTTTGACATGAATGAT GAGTCCTCTTTTGTTGCCCTCCAAGATTGGGTTGCCAAAACTGATATTAAAAAGTTTGAAATATTACTATGCATAGGAAACAAGGCAGATCTTGTGACTGGTCACTATGCCCATACAGAGTATAGAAGATGCATGCAGAAATGTGGAGAGTCCAGTAGTGATCCCCACCCTGAGTATGTAGATTATGGGATTGATGAGACTGAGGCTTGTAGCTTACTGGAGAATGAAGAACCATCTTTGGAAATTAGAAAGTCTTGTCTAGACTGGTGCATCGAACATAATATAGAGTATATTGAAGCTTGTGCCTCAAATGCTGACTTTGATAAAT GTCTTTCAGTTGATGGTGATATGCAAGGTGTAGATCGGTTGTATGGAGCTCTGTCTGCTCATATGTGGCCTGGAATGATCCTGAAATCTGGAAACAAAATAATAAATCCATCCTTAGTTGAGAAAGAAG AGTCCACAGATGATGAATCAGAGTATGAGATCGAATATGAGGCTTTGTCTCATGGTTCTGATGAAGAGTGGAATGACTATAGTGATGCCGTTGTGACGAGAATGCATAATGAAACAGCAGATGGGATCAATCAAGACCCAAAACATGAAATGTCTAATATTCATGAAGCAGAAGTTGAAACCTCATCATCGACTCTGGCTCCTGGCATCCCTAGTGTTTTTCCTAATACTTCTGCCTTAGAAAGAGGAATTGTAATACATGAGCCTAGTGCAGAAATCAACATTGTCGAGAACCTAGGAGGGAAGCAAGAGGGAGAAATATCTGTAGAACAGAAACCAGGATCAAATTTTGAGGAGCAAGAAGAGCTCGGATCTGATGTAGTCAACATCAACGATTTGGATGAAGATGCACATTATGGTCTGGATGATCTAGAAAGGCTAATGTTTGAGATCGGTAACATGCGAGACAACTTGAGGCTGATGCCTGATTTTCAAAGGAGAGAAATGGCTGCAAACCTAGCTATGAAAATGGCTGCCATGTTTGGAGATGTCAGTGATGATGAAAATGGGTTATAA
- the LOC135671790 gene encoding uncharacterized protein LOC135671790 isoform X2: protein MIGTSLCGLLSIEFPDTSDLSTGVLCQGWTIDTKYYTADLSIWTAHLDEEFSFRSLPISKQLDALVMVFDMNDESSFVALQDWVAKTDIKKFEILLCIGNKADLVTGHYAHTEYRRCMQKCGESSSDPHPEYVDYGIDETEACSLLENEEPSLEIRKSCLDWCIEHNIEYIEACASNADFDKCLSVDGDMQGVDRLYGALSAHMWPGMILKSGNKIINPSLVEKEESTDDESEYEIEYEALSHGSDEEWNDYSDAVVTRMHNETADGINQDPKHEMSNIHEAEVETSSSTLAPGIPSVFPNTSALERGIVIHEPSAEINIVENLGGKQEGEISVEQKPGSNFEEQEELGSDVVNINDLDEDAHYGLDDLERLMFEIGNMRDNLRLMPDFQRREMAANLAMKMAAMFGDVSDDENGL, encoded by the exons GATTGCTTTCAATTGAGTTTCCAGACACATCCGACTTGTCAACAGGGGTCCTTTGTCAAGG GTGGACGATTGACACTAAATATTACACTGCTGATCTCTCTATATGGACAGCTCATCTTGATGAAGAGTTCTCATTTAGATCATTGCCTATTTCTAAGCAGCTGGATGCCTTAGTGATGGTTTTTGACATGAATGAT GAGTCCTCTTTTGTTGCCCTCCAAGATTGGGTTGCCAAAACTGATATTAAAAAGTTTGAAATATTACTATGCATAGGAAACAAGGCAGATCTTGTGACTGGTCACTATGCCCATACAGAGTATAGAAGATGCATGCAGAAATGTGGAGAGTCCAGTAGTGATCCCCACCCTGAGTATGTAGATTATGGGATTGATGAGACTGAGGCTTGTAGCTTACTGGAGAATGAAGAACCATCTTTGGAAATTAGAAAGTCTTGTCTAGACTGGTGCATCGAACATAATATAGAGTATATTGAAGCTTGTGCCTCAAATGCTGACTTTGATAAAT GTCTTTCAGTTGATGGTGATATGCAAGGTGTAGATCGGTTGTATGGAGCTCTGTCTGCTCATATGTGGCCTGGAATGATCCTGAAATCTGGAAACAAAATAATAAATCCATCCTTAGTTGAGAAAGAAG AGTCCACAGATGATGAATCAGAGTATGAGATCGAATATGAGGCTTTGTCTCATGGTTCTGATGAAGAGTGGAATGACTATAGTGATGCCGTTGTGACGAGAATGCATAATGAAACAGCAGATGGGATCAATCAAGACCCAAAACATGAAATGTCTAATATTCATGAAGCAGAAGTTGAAACCTCATCATCGACTCTGGCTCCTGGCATCCCTAGTGTTTTTCCTAATACTTCTGCCTTAGAAAGAGGAATTGTAATACATGAGCCTAGTGCAGAAATCAACATTGTCGAGAACCTAGGAGGGAAGCAAGAGGGAGAAATATCTGTAGAACAGAAACCAGGATCAAATTTTGAGGAGCAAGAAGAGCTCGGATCTGATGTAGTCAACATCAACGATTTGGATGAAGATGCACATTATGGTCTGGATGATCTAGAAAGGCTAATGTTTGAGATCGGTAACATGCGAGACAACTTGAGGCTGATGCCTGATTTTCAAAGGAGAGAAATGGCTGCAAACCTAGCTATGAAAATGGCTGCCATGTTTGGAGATGTCAGTGATGATGAAAATGGGTTATAA